A genomic stretch from Flavobacterium humidisoli includes:
- a CDS encoding response regulator, with product MLEQILCIDDDPITLMLCKKVISKSSFSHEVITAQNGEEALHHFNVLKYTNDQAKKRPELIFLDLNMPIMGGWEFLDHFTSSDYKEFNTVPVIVLSSTIDPEDLAKAKKYPIIIDFLSKPITQPMLEYLKKKIDLE from the coding sequence ATGCTTGAGCAGATTTTATGCATCGATGATGACCCTATCACGCTGATGCTATGCAAAAAGGTAATTTCAAAATCTTCATTTTCACATGAAGTCATTACAGCTCAAAACGGTGAAGAAGCCCTTCATCATTTCAATGTTTTAAAATACACCAACGATCAAGCTAAGAAAAGACCAGAATTAATTTTTTTAGATTTAAATATGCCAATTATGGGAGGATGGGAATTTCTGGATCATTTCACTTCTTCAGATTACAAAGAATTTAATACCGTTCCAGTAATCGTATTATCTTCCACTATTGATCCCGAAGATCTTGCTAAAGCAAAAAAATATCCTATTATAATAGATTTCCTTTCCAAACCTATTACACAACCAATGCTAGAATACCTTAAAAAGAAAATTGATTTAGAATAA
- the rpsT gene encoding 30S ribosomal protein S20, with the protein MANHKSALKRIRSNEKRRVLNRYQHKTTRNAIKALRLATDKADATAKLSTVISMIDKLAKKNIIHDNKASNLKSKLTKHVAKL; encoded by the coding sequence ATGGCAAATCATAAGTCAGCATTAAAAAGAATCAGAAGTAACGAAAAAAGAAGAGTTCTTAACAGATATCAGCATAAAACTACTCGTAATGCTATTAAAGCGTTAAGATTAGCTACTGATAAAGCTGATGCTACTGCAAAATTATCAACTGTAATCTCTATGATTGATAAATTAGCTAAAAAGAACATCATTCACGATAATAAAGCTTCTAACTTGAAGTCTAAATTAACGAAACACGTTGCTAAATTGTAA
- a CDS encoding ABC transporter ATP-binding protein, which produces METILTIENLSKRYGRIQALKNVSFQIQKGRVYGILGPNGSGKSTTLGIVLNVVNKSSGSYRWFDGNVETHDALKKVGAIIERPNFYPYMTAEQNLKLVCKIKNINYSKVNEKLELVGLSERKDSKFSTFSLGMKQRLAIASALLNDPEILILDEPTNGLDPQGIHQIRDIIKKIASQGTTILLASHLLDEVEKVCSQVIVLRKGEVLYSGSVDGMSSNEGFFELQAEDNLVLKTVLSEHPAIDRIVEEEGKVLVYLNSNLSASELNQFLFSKNIILSHLVKRKNSLEAQFLELTKNAIAQKN; this is translated from the coding sequence TTGGAAACCATATTAACCATTGAGAATTTAAGTAAAAGATACGGCCGAATTCAGGCTTTGAAAAATGTATCTTTTCAAATACAAAAAGGTCGAGTTTATGGCATTCTAGGGCCAAACGGCAGCGGAAAATCGACTACATTAGGAATTGTTTTGAATGTTGTTAATAAATCGTCTGGCAGTTATCGCTGGTTTGATGGCAATGTGGAAACTCATGATGCTCTGAAAAAAGTTGGCGCCATTATAGAAAGACCCAATTTCTATCCGTACATGACAGCGGAACAAAATCTGAAATTGGTTTGCAAAATCAAAAACATCAACTATTCTAAAGTCAATGAAAAGTTAGAATTAGTTGGATTAAGCGAAAGAAAAGACAGCAAATTTAGCACTTTCTCATTAGGAATGAAACAGCGTCTGGCAATAGCATCAGCACTTTTGAACGATCCCGAAATTTTAATTTTAGATGAACCAACCAACGGACTAGATCCTCAGGGAATTCATCAAATTCGAGATATCATTAAAAAAATTGCTTCGCAAGGAACTACTATTTTGCTTGCTTCTCACTTATTAGATGAAGTAGAAAAAGTTTGTTCGCAAGTAATTGTTTTAAGAAAAGGTGAAGTTTTATATTCTGGTTCTGTTGACGGAATGTCTTCTAACGAAGGTTTCTTTGAGTTGCAAGCCGAAGATAATTTAGTTTTAAAAACAGTTCTATCAGAACATCCTGCTATTGATAGAATTGTTGAAGAAGAGGGAAAAGTTTTAGTTTACTTAAATTCTAACTTATCTGCCTCAGAGTTAAACCAATTTTTATTTTCTAAAAATATTATTTTAAGCCATTTAGTAAAACGTAAAAACAGTTTAGAAGCACAATTTTTAGAATTAACCAAAAACGCCATCGCTCAAAAAAACTAA
- the proS gene encoding proline--tRNA ligase → MSKNLTTRSEDYSKWYNELVVKADLAENSGVRGCMVIKPYGYAIWEKMQAELDRMFKETGHQNAYFPLFVPKSMFEAEEKNAEGFAKECAVVTHYRLKNDEDRPGKLMVDPNAKLEEELIVRPTSEAIIWSTYKGWVQSYRDLPLLINQWANVVRWEMRTRLFLRTAEFLWQEGHTAHATKDEAIEESEKMMNVYADFAENFMAIPVVKGFKTETERFAGADETYCIEALMQDGKALQAGTSHFLGQNFAKAFDVKFANAEGKQEHVWGTSWGVSTRLMGALIMTHSDDQGLVLPPNLAPIQVVIVPIYKTDEQLAQITEAVKDLTARLRKLKITVKFDDRTTQKPGFKFAEWELKGVPVRIAVGPKDLENGTFEVARRDNLTKEVVSNEKIVEHVNDLLEQIQTDLFTKALDYRNTHITEVNNFEEFKEVLEGKGGFLSAHWDGTAETEEKIKELTKATIRCIPLDAVEEAGTCVFTGKPSSKRVLFAKAY, encoded by the coding sequence ATGAGTAAGAACCTTACTACAAGATCAGAAGATTATTCGAAATGGTATAACGAACTGGTTGTAAAAGCAGATCTAGCTGAAAATTCAGGAGTTAGAGGATGTATGGTAATAAAGCCATACGGATATGCTATTTGGGAAAAAATGCAAGCTGAGTTGGATCGTATGTTCAAAGAAACTGGACATCAAAATGCATATTTTCCTTTGTTTGTACCGAAAAGCATGTTTGAGGCGGAGGAGAAAAATGCTGAGGGATTTGCAAAAGAATGCGCTGTTGTAACGCATTATAGGTTGAAAAACGATGAGGATAGACCTGGGAAACTAATGGTTGATCCAAACGCAAAATTAGAGGAAGAGCTTATTGTTCGACCTACAAGTGAAGCTATTATTTGGTCTACATATAAAGGATGGGTGCAATCTTATAGAGATTTACCTTTGTTAATTAATCAATGGGCTAATGTGGTTCGCTGGGAAATGCGTACCCGTTTATTTCTAAGAACTGCTGAGTTTTTATGGCAGGAAGGGCATACTGCTCACGCTACAAAAGATGAGGCAATTGAGGAATCAGAGAAAATGATGAATGTTTATGCTGATTTTGCAGAAAACTTTATGGCAATTCCAGTTGTAAAAGGTTTTAAAACTGAAACAGAGCGTTTTGCTGGAGCAGACGAAACATATTGTATTGAAGCATTGATGCAAGACGGAAAAGCATTACAGGCAGGAACATCTCACTTCTTAGGGCAGAACTTTGCAAAAGCATTTGATGTTAAGTTTGCTAATGCTGAAGGAAAGCAAGAGCATGTTTGGGGAACTTCTTGGGGAGTATCTACTCGTTTAATGGGGGCATTAATTATGACGCATTCTGATGATCAAGGATTGGTGTTGCCTCCTAATTTGGCTCCAATTCAAGTAGTAATTGTTCCTATATATAAGACAGATGAACAATTGGCTCAAATTACAGAGGCAGTTAAGGATTTGACAGCTAGATTGAGAAAACTGAAAATCACTGTCAAGTTTGACGATAGAACAACACAAAAGCCAGGATTTAAATTTGCAGAATGGGAACTTAAGGGAGTGCCTGTTAGAATTGCAGTTGGTCCAAAAGATCTTGAGAACGGAACTTTTGAGGTGGCAAGACGTGATAATTTGACAAAAGAAGTTGTTTCTAACGAAAAAATCGTTGAACACGTAAATGATCTTTTAGAACAGATTCAAACGGACTTATTTACAAAAGCATTAGATTATCGTAATACTCATATTACGGAAGTAAATAATTTTGAGGAATTTAAAGAAGTTTTAGAAGGAAAAGGAGGCTTTTTATCTGCTCATTGGGATGGAACTGCTGAGACAGAAGAGAAGATAAAAGAATTGACAAAAGCGACGATTCGTTGCATTCCTTTGGATGCTGTAGAAGAGGCGGGAACCTGCGTATTTACTGGGAAACCTTCTTCTAAAAGAGTGCTTTTTGCTAAGGCATATTAA
- the typA gene encoding translational GTPase TypA, whose amino-acid sequence MESIRNIAIIAHVDHGKTTLVDKIMYHCQLFRENENTGDLILDNNDLERERGITITSKNVSVQYKGTKINIIDTPGHADFGGEVERVLNMADGVCLLVDAFEGPMPQTRFVLQKAIDLGLKPCVVINKVDKENCTPEEVHEKVFDLMFELGATEEQLDFPAVYGSAKNNWMSDDWRNQTENIEPLLDMVIANVPAPKVSEGTPQMLITSLDFSSFTGRIAIGRLERGTLKEGMPISLVKRDGKIIKSRIKELHTFEGLGRRKVEEVVAGDICAVVGIEGFEIGDTIADFENPEALQTIAIDEPTMSMLFTINDSPFFGKEGKFVTSRHIRERLTKELEKNLAMKVGETDSADKFMVFGRGVLHLSVLIETMRREGYELQIGQPQVIIKEVDGVKCEPIEELTIDLPENLSGRAVEFVTIRKGEMLSMEGKGERMIIKFNIPSRGIIGLRNQLLTATAGEAIMAHRFIGYEPYKGEIPGRNNGSLISMENGKAIPYSIDKLQDRGKFFVDPNEDIYEGQVIGENTRSDDMTVNVTKTKKLSNVRSSGADDKARIIPAIKFSLEEALEYIQKDEYVEVTPKSLRLRKIYLSETDRKRYKI is encoded by the coding sequence ATGGAATCTATTAGAAACATTGCAATTATTGCCCACGTCGATCACGGTAAAACAACTTTGGTTGATAAAATTATGTATCACTGTCAGTTATTTCGTGAGAACGAAAACACAGGTGATTTAATCTTAGATAATAATGATTTGGAGCGTGAGAGAGGTATTACAATTACTTCTAAAAACGTATCTGTTCAATATAAAGGAACAAAAATCAATATTATCGACACTCCTGGCCACGCCGATTTTGGAGGTGAAGTAGAACGTGTATTGAACATGGCCGATGGTGTATGTTTGCTAGTTGATGCTTTCGAAGGTCCAATGCCTCAAACTCGTTTCGTTTTGCAAAAAGCGATCGATTTAGGATTGAAACCTTGTGTAGTTATCAATAAAGTAGATAAAGAAAACTGTACTCCAGAAGAAGTTCACGAGAAAGTTTTTGATTTAATGTTTGAATTAGGTGCTACTGAAGAGCAGTTGGATTTCCCAGCGGTTTACGGTTCTGCTAAAAACAACTGGATGTCTGATGATTGGAGAAATCAAACAGAAAACATTGAACCATTATTAGATATGGTTATCGCTAATGTTCCAGCGCCTAAAGTTTCTGAAGGAACTCCTCAAATGTTGATCACATCTTTAGACTTCTCTTCATTTACAGGTCGTATCGCTATCGGACGTCTTGAAAGAGGAACTTTAAAAGAAGGAATGCCAATTTCTTTAGTAAAAAGAGATGGTAAAATCATCAAATCTAGAATTAAAGAATTACACACTTTTGAAGGTTTAGGCCGTAGAAAAGTAGAAGAGGTTGTTGCTGGAGATATTTGTGCTGTTGTAGGTATTGAAGGTTTCGAAATTGGTGATACTATTGCTGATTTTGAAAATCCAGAAGCTTTACAGACAATCGCTATCGACGAGCCAACTATGAGTATGTTGTTTACAATTAATGATTCTCCTTTCTTTGGTAAAGAAGGTAAATTTGTTACTTCTAGACATATTCGTGAGAGATTAACAAAAGAGCTTGAGAAAAACTTGGCGATGAAAGTTGGAGAAACTGATTCTGCTGATAAATTCATGGTTTTTGGTCGTGGTGTACTTCACTTATCTGTTCTTATTGAAACAATGAGAAGAGAAGGGTATGAGCTTCAAATTGGTCAGCCGCAAGTTATCATCAAAGAAGTTGATGGTGTGAAATGTGAGCCAATTGAGGAATTAACTATCGACTTGCCAGAAAACCTTTCAGGTAGAGCGGTTGAGTTCGTAACGATCCGTAAAGGAGAAATGCTTTCTATGGAAGGTAAAGGAGAGCGTATGATTATTAAATTCAACATTCCATCTCGTGGAATCATTGGTTTAAGAAATCAATTGCTTACTGCTACTGCTGGTGAGGCTATTATGGCACACCGTTTCATCGGGTACGAACCATACAAAGGAGAAATTCCTGGACGTAACAATGGTTCATTAATCTCTATGGAAAACGGAAAAGCTATTCCTTATTCTATCGATAAATTACAAGATCGTGGTAAATTCTTCGTTGATCCTAACGAGGATATCTATGAAGGTCAAGTAATTGGAGAAAACACTCGTAGCGACGATATGACGGTTAACGTAACTAAAACGAAAAAACTTTCTAACGTACGTTCTTCTGGAGCTGATGATAAAGCTAGAATTATTCCTGCTATCAAATTCTCATTAGAAGAAGCTTTAGAGTATATCCAAAAAGATGAGTATGTTGAAGTTACTCCAAAATCTTTACGTTTAAGAAAAATCTACTTAAGCGAAACAGACAGAAAAAGATATAAAATCTAA
- a CDS encoding PAS domain-containing sensor histidine kinase — MKSKTLQITLIYTIISIIMAVLCHKLLITYFSSSEYLYLSLVKDVIFILITVLVFSFILSKNEKRNITIFEKLNKTNEEIKESNEKYDIVAKATSDTIWDWKIQEDSINWNKGIEGVFGYDPKEVGKTSKWWFDKIHPEDSIRMSIKLYSFIEQKTEKWQDQYRFRCADGSYKYVLDRGFLLKDENGRAIRMIGAIQDITKQKEEEQRLKLLETVITQSKDSILITEANSSERKIPKIVYVNPAFSQMSGYQSNEIIGKSPNIFKGPKSDSDELKKLLRAIKNEEECLIETITYTKSKEEYWVRFSMIPIFNNEGVISHWISIQRDITDEKKLETEKEHLIRELTQNNKDLKQFSYITSHNLRAPLSNLIGLLNLMEDIPIENEELQEIIAGFTKSTHLLNETINDLVKVIIIKDNPSMQKEEVSLKEVFENVFSQLSFQIELHKPIIKLKFDKVPELITNKAYIESILLNLLTNSIKYKSENRKLKISITAEQIEQKTILTFKDNGIGIDLERNRDKVFGLYQRFHNYPDSKGLGLYLVKSQVETMGGTISIESEVNKGTTFTITFKN, encoded by the coding sequence ATGAAAAGTAAAACTCTCCAAATTACTCTTATTTATACCATCATCTCGATAATTATGGCGGTCCTATGTCATAAATTACTCATAACCTACTTTTCCTCATCAGAATATCTATATCTATCCTTAGTAAAAGATGTTATATTTATTCTAATTACAGTATTGGTTTTTAGCTTTATCCTTTCAAAAAACGAAAAAAGAAACATAACCATTTTTGAAAAGTTAAACAAAACTAACGAAGAAATAAAAGAATCTAATGAGAAATATGACATTGTAGCAAAAGCGACAAGCGATACTATTTGGGATTGGAAAATTCAAGAGGACAGTATTAATTGGAATAAAGGAATTGAAGGTGTTTTTGGCTATGACCCAAAAGAAGTAGGAAAAACTTCTAAATGGTGGTTTGACAAAATTCACCCAGAAGACAGTATCCGAATGTCAATAAAACTATATTCTTTTATAGAACAGAAAACTGAAAAATGGCAAGACCAATACCGTTTTAGATGCGCTGACGGATCGTACAAATATGTTCTGGATCGAGGTTTTTTATTAAAAGATGAAAACGGAAGAGCCATCAGAATGATTGGAGCCATTCAAGATATTACAAAACAAAAGGAAGAAGAACAGCGATTAAAGCTTTTAGAAACCGTAATTACGCAATCTAAAGATTCAATTTTAATTACCGAAGCCAATTCTTCTGAAAGAAAAATACCGAAAATAGTTTATGTAAATCCTGCATTTTCTCAAATGTCGGGTTATCAGTCAAACGAAATCATTGGAAAATCACCGAACATTTTTAAAGGTCCAAAATCGGATTCAGATGAATTAAAAAAACTTCTGAGAGCCATAAAAAATGAAGAGGAATGCTTAATTGAAACCATTACATACACTAAAAGCAAAGAAGAATACTGGGTACGCTTTTCTATGATTCCTATTTTTAATAACGAAGGCGTTATCTCGCACTGGATTTCGATACAAAGAGATATTACAGATGAGAAAAAACTAGAAACAGAAAAAGAACATCTAATTCGAGAATTAACACAAAACAATAAAGACTTAAAGCAATTCTCTTACATTACATCACACAATCTTAGAGCTCCACTTTCTAATTTAATTGGACTATTAAATTTAATGGAAGACATTCCTATAGAAAATGAAGAACTCCAAGAAATAATAGCAGGATTTACAAAATCGACACATTTACTAAATGAAACCATTAATGATTTAGTAAAAGTTATCATTATTAAAGACAATCCTTCAATGCAAAAAGAAGAAGTGTCTCTAAAAGAAGTTTTTGAAAATGTTTTCAGCCAGCTTTCATTTCAGATTGAATTACACAAACCTATAATAAAACTAAAATTTGATAAAGTCCCTGAACTTATTACCAATAAAGCCTATATAGAAAGCATTCTATTAAATCTGCTTACTAATTCTATAAAATACAAATCGGAAAATAGAAAATTAAAAATATCAATAACAGCCGAACAAATAGAACAAAAAACAATCTTAACCTTTAAAGACAACGGAATCGGAATTGACTTAGAAAGAAATCGCGACAAAGTATTTGGACTTTATCAAAGATTCCACAATTATCCCGATAGCAAAGGATTAGGATTATACCTTGTAAAATCGCAGGTAGAAACTATGGGAGGAACAATCTCTATCGAGAGCGAAGTCAATAAAGGAACCACATTTACAATAACATTTAAAAATTAA
- a CDS encoding ABC transporter permease: MKRLLSIELQKIWMNKASRVLTLTYFVLLSFIALIAAIKFDIGPFKFHLAEMGIFNFPFIWHFNTYVAAWLKFFLAIVIVSMMANEYSYGTLKQNLIDGLSKKEFILSKFLTVVLFAFGSTVFVFIMSLLLGLSFSSYTEFGIIFSDLDYLLAFFVKLTGFFSFCLFLGIFVKRSAFALGFLLVWSIIEAIIRGTLAFKIFPNSDTDEKITQFLPLESMSNLIVNPGPRLSVIKNIGTQMGIETEGNFSVDYSAVLIVLAWTFVFIYFSYKLLKNRDL; encoded by the coding sequence ATGAAAAGACTTCTCTCTATAGAACTTCAAAAAATCTGGATGAACAAAGCCAGCCGTGTATTGACCTTAACTTACTTTGTCTTACTTTCTTTTATCGCCTTAATCGCCGCAATAAAATTTGATATAGGTCCTTTCAAATTTCACTTGGCAGAAATGGGGATTTTTAATTTTCCTTTTATCTGGCATTTCAATACGTATGTCGCAGCTTGGCTGAAATTCTTTTTAGCCATTGTAATCGTTTCTATGATGGCGAATGAATATAGCTATGGGACTTTAAAACAGAACTTAATTGATGGTTTAAGCAAAAAAGAATTTATTTTATCCAAATTCTTAACTGTCGTTTTATTTGCTTTTGGATCTACTGTTTTCGTTTTTATTATGAGCTTGCTACTAGGATTATCTTTTTCATCTTATACCGAATTTGGAATTATTTTTTCTGACTTAGATTATCTTTTAGCCTTTTTTGTAAAATTAACAGGATTCTTTTCGTTCTGTTTGTTTTTAGGAATCTTTGTAAAACGTTCTGCTTTTGCCCTTGGTTTTCTTTTAGTTTGGAGCATAATTGAAGCAATCATAAGAGGCACATTAGCTTTTAAAATTTTTCCAAACAGCGATACTGATGAAAAAATCACACAGTTTTTGCCTTTAGAATCAATGTCAAATCTAATTGTTAATCCTGGACCAAGATTATCAGTAATTAAAAATATTGGCACTCAAATGGGAATCGAAACAGAAGGCAATTTCAGTGTAGATTATAGTGCCGTTTTAATCGTTTTAGCTTGGACTTTTGTGTTCATATATTTTTCTTACAAATTATTAAAAAATAGAGATTTGTAG
- a CDS encoding choice-of-anchor L domain-containing protein, translating to MSLSRSLFTIFILCCFYNKISAQNISVDDTTTPSYLIQNVLINSSCIDVESVTASGNPNLGGQSYGSFTAGANFPFSGGIVLATSPSKNAEGPFYKQDSKGVRILGWNGDADLNKALGITNSTQATLIEFDFTALTNSISFNYIFASNEYQTNFPCTYSDGFAFLIKEVGSSEEYKNLAVLPNSTTAVSATTVHPKIETVKDSYGQPLEGCEALNESYFNGYNANGSPINYAGQTIVMNASTSVIPNKKYHLKLVVADDETRQYNSAVFIEAGSFITKINFGENRTVANNNPVCYGETYVLNTNLGTTGYTFKWFKKDASNTYAEISGATSPSYNVTSSGTYKVEATLDNTTCVSVGEITVEFAPEIPSTNTSLLQCDDDTDGISIFDLTKAGNFIKNNDSQIINQGYYETLADAQAKTNPISNPERYTNKGADQIIFARIENKFGCYKIAEITLNISNSTIPNQSPVETCDGDDVQDGLYQFDLNAEVTPQILMGLPTGLAINYFLTATDALTETNQLPNIFKNTTPNSQTIYARVVNGPSCYDITSIELIVHTFDPPNFEDETHYLCKGDEMTLTVATGYSSYSWSNGGSTNSTIINGAGDYSVTVKDANGCQKTKNFKIILSEPASITGADVKDFSGTDNTIQVQYTGVGNYEFSLDGTVFQDSPTFTQVNPGIYNVKARDKNGCGLSNSFLVYVLDYPRFFTPNEDGYNDLWVIKNIDQMPDYTISIFDRYGNLLKQMNQNGTGWNGIFNGRQMPSDDYWFTLQFINGKNVKGHFSLKR from the coding sequence ATGAGTCTTTCAAGATCTTTATTCACAATTTTTATTTTGTGCTGTTTTTATAATAAAATCAGCGCACAGAATATTTCTGTTGATGATACTACGACACCATCCTATTTAATTCAGAATGTTTTAATAAATAGTTCTTGTATTGATGTAGAAAGCGTGACGGCATCGGGAAACCCGAATCTAGGTGGACAGAGTTACGGTTCCTTTACAGCTGGTGCCAATTTTCCTTTTTCAGGAGGAATTGTTTTAGCTACTTCGCCTAGCAAAAATGCAGAAGGACCTTTTTACAAACAAGATTCCAAAGGAGTAAGGATTTTAGGTTGGAATGGTGACGCTGATCTTAATAAAGCTTTAGGAATTACGAATAGCACGCAAGCAACACTTATAGAATTTGATTTTACAGCGCTGACCAATTCAATAAGCTTCAATTATATTTTTGCTTCGAATGAATATCAAACTAATTTTCCTTGCACTTATTCAGATGGATTTGCTTTCTTAATTAAAGAAGTTGGAAGTTCTGAAGAATATAAAAATCTTGCCGTTCTACCTAATTCAACTACAGCAGTGTCAGCTACAACGGTTCATCCTAAAATTGAAACCGTAAAAGACAGTTATGGACAGCCTTTAGAGGGATGTGAAGCTTTAAACGAAAGCTATTTTAATGGCTATAATGCAAATGGAAGCCCCATCAATTATGCAGGGCAAACTATCGTGATGAATGCCTCTACAAGTGTAATTCCGAACAAAAAATACCATTTAAAATTGGTCGTTGCCGATGATGAAACCAGACAATACAACTCTGCCGTTTTTATCGAAGCGGGTAGTTTTATAACTAAAATAAATTTTGGAGAAAACAGAACTGTAGCCAATAACAATCCAGTTTGTTATGGCGAAACTTACGTTTTAAATACCAACTTGGGTACAACAGGATATACTTTTAAATGGTTTAAAAAAGATGCTTCTAACACTTATGCTGAAATTTCAGGTGCTACATCTCCTTCTTACAACGTAACATCGTCGGGAACGTATAAAGTAGAAGCAACCTTGGATAATACAACTTGTGTTTCTGTTGGAGAAATCACTGTTGAATTTGCTCCCGAAATCCCATCGACAAATACTTCTTTGCTTCAATGTGATGATGATACAGATGGTATTTCAATTTTTGATTTAACTAAAGCTGGAAATTTCATCAAAAACAATGATTCTCAAATTATTAATCAGGGATATTATGAAACTTTGGCAGATGCTCAGGCAAAAACAAATCCAATTTCAAATCCCGAACGATACACCAATAAAGGCGCAGATCAAATTATTTTTGCACGAATTGAAAACAAGTTTGGCTGTTATAAAATAGCTGAAATTACACTCAACATCTCTAATTCTACTATTCCAAACCAATCTCCTGTAGAAACTTGCGATGGAGACGATGTGCAAGACGGTTTATATCAATTTGATTTAAACGCAGAAGTGACTCCTCAAATTTTAATGGGTTTGCCGACAGGCTTGGCAATTAATTATTTTTTAACAGCTACTGATGCGCTTACAGAAACCAATCAGCTACCTAATATTTTCAAAAATACAACTCCAAACAGCCAAACGATTTATGCTCGTGTCGTAAATGGCCCAAGTTGTTATGATATTACTTCAATAGAATTAATTGTACACACGTTTGATCCTCCTAATTTTGAAGACGAAACTCATTATTTATGTAAAGGAGACGAAATGACGCTAACCGTTGCGACGGGCTATAGCAGTTATTCATGGTCTAATGGGGGCAGTACTAATTCTACCATAATTAATGGCGCTGGCGATTACTCCGTAACTGTAAAAGATGCAAATGGCTGCCAAAAAACTAAAAATTTTAAAATAATTTTATCCGAACCAGCTTCAATTACTGGAGCAGATGTAAAAGATTTCTCTGGAACTGATAATACAATTCAAGTTCAGTACACTGGTGTTGGAAATTATGAATTTTCTCTCGACGGAACTGTTTTTCAAGATAGCCCTACTTTCACACAAGTAAATCCGGGCATATATAATGTTAAGGCTAGAGACAAAAATGGTTGCGGTTTATCTAATTCATTTTTAGTATATGTTTTGGATTATCCGCGTTTCTTTACTCCAAACGAAGACGGATACAATGATCTTTGGGTCATTAAAAACATTGATCAAATGCCAGATTACACCATTTCTATTTTTGATCGTTACGGAAATTTGCTAAAACAAATGAATCAAAATGGTACAGGCTGGAACGGGATTTTTAACGGAAGACAAATGCCTTCAGACGATTACTGGTTTACTCTTCAATTTATTAATGGAAAAAATGTAAAAGGTCATTTCTCTTTGAAAAGATAG